In Devosia beringensis, a single window of DNA contains:
- a CDS encoding sulfite exporter TauE/SafE family protein, protein MFLDPIQYLLGTLSGSLVGFTLGLFGGGGSILAVPLMVYVVGVPVAHMAIGTSAIAVAANAAANLVAHARRGNVLWRCAIIYTVAGVAGAFFGSLLGKAMDGEKLLFLFALLMLVVGALMFRGRGNPGTPGVTCTREKAPKVVGYGGLTGLLSGFFGIGGGFLIVPGLVASTGMPMLNAIGSSLLAVTAFGLTTAISYAFSGFVDWPLAAVFVGGGVLGGLLGTRVAGRLSSKKGALNIAFAGLIVVVALYMAARTITAFF, encoded by the coding sequence ATGTTTCTCGACCCCATCCAATATCTGCTGGGCACGCTTTCGGGCAGCCTGGTCGGCTTCACGCTAGGCCTGTTCGGCGGCGGCGGCTCGATCCTTGCCGTACCACTGATGGTCTATGTGGTGGGGGTGCCGGTGGCCCATATGGCGATCGGCACCAGCGCCATTGCCGTGGCGGCCAATGCGGCGGCCAATCTGGTGGCCCATGCCCGGCGCGGCAATGTGCTGTGGCGCTGCGCCATCATCTATACGGTGGCCGGCGTGGCCGGCGCCTTTTTCGGCTCGCTGCTGGGCAAGGCCATGGATGGCGAGAAGCTGTTGTTTCTGTTCGCCCTGCTGATGCTGGTGGTGGGGGCGCTGATGTTCCGCGGCCGCGGCAATCCGGGCACGCCGGGCGTGACCTGCACCCGCGAAAAGGCGCCCAAGGTCGTCGGCTATGGCGGCCTGACCGGGCTGCTGTCGGGCTTTTTCGGCATTGGCGGGGGCTTTCTCATCGTGCCGGGCCTCGTCGCCTCGACCGGCATGCCGATGCTCAACGCCATCGGCTCGTCACTGCTTGCCGTGACCGCCTTCGGGCTGACGACGGCGATCAGCTATGCCTTTTCCGGCTTTGTCGACTGGCCGCTGGCGGCGGTGTTTGTCGGCGGCGGCGTGCTGGGCGGACTACTGGGCACCCGGGTCGCGGGGCGGCTATCGAGCAAGAAGGGCGCGCTCAACATCGCCTTTGCCGGGCTGATCGTGGTGGTGGCGCTCTATATGGCAGCGCGGACGATCACCGCATTCTTCTGA
- a CDS encoding ABC transporter ATP-binding protein, with protein MSNPLLALHGVNLSFAGNTVLDNVDFSVGRGVIASLIGPNGAGKTSLFNCITGFYKPQSGSIKVDDQELLGLKPHRVTQAGIARTFQNVRLFQQMTVLENVMSGSHCRSKAGAIAAILGLPSQRREEADIRAHAIECLAFVGIADEMDRDATNLAYGHQRRVEIARALATRPKLLLLDEPAAGLNAGEKADLLTLIGRIRDELGISVLLIEHDTGMVMKISERITVLDHGVVIAEGAPKEVQANPKVIEAYLGQEDGEDLL; from the coding sequence ATGAGCAATCCCCTTCTCGCACTGCACGGCGTCAATCTGAGCTTTGCCGGCAATACGGTACTGGACAATGTCGACTTCAGCGTCGGGCGCGGCGTCATTGCCAGCCTGATCGGCCCCAATGGCGCCGGCAAGACCTCGTTGTTCAACTGCATTACCGGCTTTTACAAACCGCAGTCCGGCTCGATCAAGGTTGATGACCAGGAACTGCTTGGCCTCAAGCCCCATCGGGTAACCCAGGCCGGCATTGCCCGCACCTTCCAGAATGTGCGGCTGTTCCAGCAGATGACGGTACTGGAAAATGTCATGAGCGGCAGCCATTGCCGATCCAAGGCCGGGGCGATTGCCGCCATTCTGGGCCTGCCCAGCCAAAGGCGCGAGGAGGCTGACATCCGCGCCCATGCCATCGAGTGCCTGGCTTTTGTCGGCATTGCCGATGAAATGGACCGCGACGCGACCAACCTCGCCTATGGGCATCAGCGGCGCGTGGAGATCGCAAGGGCGCTGGCAACGCGGCCCAAGCTGCTGCTGCTGGACGAGCCGGCAGCCGGGCTCAATGCCGGCGAGAAGGCGGACCTGCTTACACTGATCGGGCGCATCCGCGACGAGCTCGGCATTTCGGTGCTGCTGATCGAGCATGACACGGGCATGGTGATGAAGATTTCCGAACGCATCACCGTGCTCGACCATGGGGTGGTGATCGCCGAGGGGGCGCCCAAGGAAGTGCAGGCCAATCCCAAGGTGATCGAGGCCTATCTGGGCCAGGAAGACGGGGAGGACCTGCTATGA
- a CDS encoding ArsR/SmtB family transcription factor: MVKMEIAKLEANAEQASRLLTAMANAKRLRILCCLLDGEMNVSDLETRVGLAQSPLSQHLSKLRAWNFVTTRREGQQVFYAIASDDVRMILTTLYGIYCS, translated from the coding sequence ATGGTCAAGATGGAAATCGCAAAACTTGAGGCCAATGCCGAGCAGGCATCGCGTCTGCTGACCGCCATGGCCAATGCCAAGCGCCTGAGAATTCTGTGCTGTCTGCTTGATGGCGAGATGAATGTCAGCGATCTGGAGACGCGGGTTGGGCTGGCGCAGTCCCCGCTCAGCCAGCACCTGTCCAAACTGCGCGCCTGGAATTTCGTCACCACACGGCGCGAGGGGCAGCAGGTATTCTACGCCATCGCTTCCGATGACGTGCGCATGATCCTCACGACGCTTTACGGCATCTATTGCAGTTGA
- a CDS encoding M81 family metallopeptidase: protein MRIAVAGLHTECSTYNPVLAREADFRVLRGPTMLKDAYFDFLTHFPAEFITVLHARAIAGGPVEGALYARWKAEILDGIKAALPLDGVYLAMHGAMFVDGLFDAEGDFIAAVRALVGPDVLIAASYDLHGNVSQAIIDSLDIFSTYRTAPHIDVQDTMRRAVTMLVRALRSGQRPVVAWAPVPVLLPGERTSTQDEPARSFYTQLQAAEDPTGIWDASFQVGYVWADEPRATACAVVTGTDRLAMTAAARTLAQDYWDIREQFVFGTTTGSIEECVDWALEATTGPVVLAESGDNPTGGGVGDRAEVLAELMANDAQGVVFAGIADKAATDAAYAAGVGASISVTIGGSLDPSSVVVQTEAEVRFLVETSEPHLREAVLRIGGIDLVVTARRRPFHNIADFTRLGLDPRTARIVVVKSGYLSPELGPIANPSLMALSPGVVDQFVERLERQHKSVPQYPFDKDFAWAPTVLWSRLAETR, encoded by the coding sequence ATGCGTATTGCTGTTGCTGGCCTGCATACCGAATGCAGCACCTATAATCCCGTCCTCGCCCGCGAAGCCGATTTTCGCGTGTTGCGCGGGCCCACCATGCTCAAGGATGCCTATTTCGATTTCCTGACGCATTTCCCGGCCGAGTTCATCACCGTGCTGCATGCCCGCGCGATTGCCGGCGGGCCGGTGGAAGGCGCGCTCTATGCCCGCTGGAAGGCGGAAATCCTCGACGGCATCAAGGCCGCGCTGCCGCTGGACGGCGTCTATCTGGCCATGCACGGGGCGATGTTCGTCGACGGCCTGTTCGATGCCGAGGGCGACTTCATCGCCGCAGTACGGGCGCTGGTGGGCCCCGACGTGCTGATCGCGGCCAGCTATGACCTGCATGGCAATGTCAGCCAGGCCATCATCGACAGCCTCGACATCTTTTCCACCTATCGCACGGCGCCGCATATCGACGTGCAGGACACGATGCGCCGCGCCGTGACCATGCTGGTGCGGGCGCTGCGCTCGGGGCAGCGTCCCGTGGTGGCCTGGGCGCCGGTGCCGGTGCTGCTGCCGGGTGAGCGCACGTCGACCCAGGACGAGCCCGCGCGCAGCTTCTACACCCAGCTGCAGGCTGCCGAGGATCCGACCGGGATCTGGGATGCCTCGTTCCAGGTGGGCTATGTCTGGGCCGACGAGCCGCGCGCCACGGCCTGCGCGGTGGTGACCGGCACCGACCGGCTGGCCATGACCGCGGCAGCCCGCACGCTGGCGCAGGACTATTGGGACATTCGCGAACAGTTCGTGTTCGGCACGACCACGGGCAGTATCGAGGAATGCGTCGACTGGGCGCTGGAAGCGACCACCGGGCCGGTGGTGCTGGCCGAGTCGGGCGACAATCCGACCGGGGGCGGCGTGGGCGACCGGGCGGAGGTGCTGGCCGAACTGATGGCCAATGATGCGCAGGGCGTGGTGTTTGCCGGCATTGCCGACAAGGCCGCCACGGACGCGGCCTATGCAGCTGGCGTCGGCGCGAGCATCAGCGTGACGATCGGGGGCAGCCTCGACCCGTCCAGCGTGGTCGTGCAGACCGAGGCCGAGGTCAGGTTTCTGGTCGAGACCAGTGAGCCGCACCTGCGCGAAGCGGTGCTGCGGATCGGCGGCATCGACCTGGTGGTCACGGCCCGCCGCCGGCCCTTCCACAATATTGCCGACTTCACCCGGCTCGGGCTCGACCCGCGCACGGCGAGGATTGTCGTGGTCAAATCGGGCTATCTGTCGCCCGAGCTGGGGCCGATCGCCAATCCCAGCCTGATGGCGCTGTCGCCCGGCGTGGTGGACCAGTTTGTCGAACGACTGGAGCGCCAGCACAAGAGCGTCCCGCAATATCCGTTCGACAAGGACTTTGCTTGGGCGCCGACCGTGCTGTGGTCCAGGCTGGCCGAGACGCGCTGA
- a CDS encoding MFS transporter, producing the protein MLSPQRLTMLIFLLQPIAFGSWLPRIPDVQQALGLGPQGLAIALLGLPCGTLLTLPFAGPLVGRIGPRRAILIGMMLYSIATCLPALALTPALLFVALMLAGSSLSFVELGLNVQADLVEKSTGAVIMTTSHGFWSVGIMLGSLLGSGLAALGLAAGHAIALVAVVVLPLALLVANALPVMQAAIPTGENQRSVWAFPSWALLGICFFVFGITMTEGAMADWSAIFLRDALGANAGTVGLGYAVFAMMVAAGRFGGDTLKRRFGAVNTARICGSLALCGAAILFVAPSTPIALVGFGIIGLGVSVGFPLAVTAAASLTDRTASANVAILSFVALLGFLVGPPVIGFVAEHADMRLAIACLVPVLLVSLLLTERLATARPKSLAIRA; encoded by the coding sequence ATGCTCTCTCCCCAGCGCCTGACCATGCTGATCTTCCTGCTGCAGCCGATTGCCTTCGGCTCTTGGCTGCCGCGGATTCCGGATGTCCAGCAGGCGCTGGGCCTGGGGCCGCAGGGCTTGGCGATCGCCCTGCTCGGCCTGCCCTGTGGCACGCTGCTGACGCTGCCCTTTGCCGGACCGCTGGTGGGCAGGATCGGGCCGCGCCGGGCGATTCTCATCGGCATGATGCTCTATTCCATCGCCACCTGCCTGCCGGCGCTGGCGCTCACCCCGGCTTTGCTGTTCGTGGCGCTGATGCTGGCCGGCTCGTCGCTGTCCTTTGTCGAGCTCGGCCTCAACGTCCAGGCGGACCTGGTGGAAAAATCCACCGGCGCGGTGATCATGACGACGTCACACGGCTTCTGGTCAGTGGGCATCATGCTGGGAAGCCTGCTCGGTTCGGGCCTTGCCGCACTCGGCCTGGCGGCAGGCCACGCCATCGCGCTGGTGGCCGTTGTAGTGCTGCCGCTGGCGCTGCTGGTGGCAAATGCGCTGCCGGTCATGCAGGCCGCAATACCCACAGGCGAGAACCAGCGCTCCGTCTGGGCGTTTCCGAGCTGGGCGCTGCTGGGCATCTGCTTCTTTGTCTTCGGCATCACCATGACCGAGGGCGCCATGGCCGACTGGTCGGCCATCTTCCTGCGCGATGCGCTGGGCGCCAATGCCGGCACGGTGGGGCTGGGCTATGCGGTGTTTGCCATGATGGTGGCCGCCGGCCGTTTTGGCGGCGATACCCTGAAGCGCCGCTTCGGCGCGGTCAACACGGCGCGCATCTGCGGCAGCCTGGCGCTGTGCGGCGCGGCGATCCTGTTTGTCGCGCCCAGCACGCCGATCGCCCTGGTCGGCTTCGGCATTATCGGGTTGGGCGTCTCGGTGGGGTTCCCGCTGGCCGTCACCGCGGCGGCGAGCCTGACCGATCGCACGGCCTCGGCCAATGTCGCCATCTTGAGCTTTGTCGCCCTGCTGGGCTTCCTCGTCGGCCCGCCGGTCATCGGCTTTGTCGCCGAACATGCCGATATGCGGCTGGCCATTGCCTGCCTCGTGCCGGTGCTGCTGGTCAGCCTGCTGCTGACCGAGCGACTCGCCACGGCGCGACCTAAATCCCTCGCCATTCGGGCATAG
- a CDS encoding GntR family transcriptional regulator, whose product MIEKLSAHASDLGAGASSSDVIHDALRVAIIRGELAEGQTLRQDAIARMFNVSRIPVREALKRLEAIGLVNSVRYKGVVVSRMSSAEIEEIFDFRATVEPKLIAHSVPRMSAQALDHAQSLCDAFAREEDAGRWGDLNRLFHSALYVDAGLPYFFAAAEKANDRVERYIRAQLALAHGRERAILEHQQIVDACRARDAERAADLTRQHILQASASLTGILAQQG is encoded by the coding sequence TTGATCGAAAAGCTCAGCGCGCATGCTTCCGATCTGGGGGCGGGCGCCTCCTCGTCAGATGTCATCCACGATGCCCTGCGCGTGGCGATCATCCGCGGCGAACTGGCCGAGGGCCAGACCCTGCGCCAGGACGCCATTGCCCGCATGTTCAATGTCAGCCGCATCCCGGTGCGCGAGGCGCTCAAGCGCCTCGAGGCCATCGGCCTGGTCAATTCGGTGCGCTACAAGGGCGTCGTGGTCAGCCGCATGTCGAGCGCCGAGATCGAGGAGATCTTCGATTTCCGCGCCACCGTCGAACCCAAGCTGATCGCCCATTCCGTGCCGCGCATGAGCGCCCAGGCGCTCGATCATGCCCAGAGCCTGTGCGATGCCTTTGCCCGGGAGGAGGATGCCGGGCGCTGGGGCGATCTCAATCGCCTGTTCCATTCAGCCCTCTATGTCGATGCCGGCCTGCCCTACTTCTTCGCCGCCGCCGAAAAGGCCAATGATCGGGTCGAGCGCTATATCCGCGCCCAGCTGGCGCTGGCCCATGGCCGCGAGCGCGCCATTCTCGAACACCAGCAGATTGTCGACGCCTGCCGTGCCCGCGACGCCGAGCGCGCCGCCGACCTGACCCGCCAGCATATCCTGCAGGCCTCCGCATCCTTGACCGGCATCCTGGCGCAGCAGGGTTGA
- a CDS encoding branched-chain amino acid ABC transporter permease: MTIFDIFAQQLVNGLVLGSFYALVALGYTMIFGVVKLLNFAHGDIYMVGGFIGFLVLSVVAPIVGPGWSGVAVSMVVAMIAVGFLGVVIQRIAYQPMLNAPRLSILITALAVSLVLQNGVLTLTHGQYQPMGADLGFGGVNLGLLFISNNQMILVGTAAALMIGLELFVSRTQYGRAMRAISIDKDMCRLMGINVTAVIAVTFFIGSALAAAAGTMAGAYYGSVWYFMGFLIGIKAFTAAVIGGIGSIPGAMLGGLILGLLESFGTQIPGIGSEWKDVFSFSVLILVLVLKPTGLLGKSEQERM; this comes from the coding sequence ATGACGATCTTTGATATCTTTGCGCAGCAGCTGGTAAACGGGCTGGTGCTCGGTTCGTTCTATGCGCTGGTGGCGCTGGGCTACACCATGATCTTCGGTGTGGTGAAGCTGCTCAATTTCGCGCATGGCGACATCTATATGGTGGGCGGCTTTATCGGCTTTCTGGTGCTGTCGGTGGTGGCGCCGATCGTCGGGCCGGGCTGGAGCGGCGTGGCCGTCTCCATGGTGGTGGCGATGATCGCGGTGGGCTTTCTCGGCGTCGTCATCCAGCGCATTGCCTATCAGCCGATGCTCAACGCGCCGCGGCTGTCGATCCTGATCACGGCGCTGGCGGTGTCGCTGGTGCTGCAGAACGGCGTGCTGACGCTGACGCATGGGCAATACCAGCCGATGGGCGCCGATCTCGGCTTTGGCGGGGTCAATCTGGGCCTGCTGTTCATCAGCAACAACCAGATGATCCTGGTCGGCACTGCCGCCGCGCTGATGATCGGGCTCGAGCTCTTCGTCTCGCGTACCCAGTATGGACGGGCGATGCGGGCGATCTCCATCGACAAGGACATGTGCCGGCTGATGGGGATCAATGTGACGGCGGTCATCGCCGTGACCTTCTTCATCGGCTCGGCGCTGGCGGCAGCGGCCGGCACCATGGCCGGCGCCTATTATGGCTCGGTCTGGTATTTCATGGGCTTTCTGATCGGCATCAAGGCGTTCACCGCCGCGGTGATCGGCGGCATCGGCTCGATACCCGGCGCCATGCTGGGCGGGCTGATCCTAGGGCTGCTGGAATCCTTTGGCACGCAGATCCCCGGCATTGGCAGCGAGTGGAAGGACGTGTTCTCGTTCTCGGTGCTGATCCTGGTGCTGGTGCTCAAGCCGACGGGCCTGTTGGGCAAGTCCGAGCAGGAGCGCATGTAG
- a CDS encoding branched-chain amino acid ABC transporter substrate-binding protein, with amino-acid sequence MKTAALLATTAIALAFAAPAYADMTIGILVPTTGSEATYGQDMANAVNLAITEINAAGGIMGEQLTSVIGDDGCDPQAAVNAASKLASSDVVGIVGGYCSGATVPTLKIFGDAGIPFVIAAANSTQLIPANPGNAFMINSTGNDQVTKAVEYFTAQGVKSLAIVNQGDAYSQDLADLTKTAWEGAGNTVPAFEVANKGEQDYSAIVTAIRSANPDAVFWTAYYADGGLLIRQLRQAGYQGKIAVGDGSNSPELFAIAGSAAEGVVGFSNPTAEFLPEAQDFIADYTAAYGTAPGPYAPLAYDGMNLLAAAITAAGGSDAAAVTEALKASDYTGIAGQITFTRENTLARSNFVVLQGAGGKWALAD; translated from the coding sequence ATGAAGACAGCTGCACTTCTCGCCACCACCGCCATTGCCCTGGCTTTCGCCGCGCCGGCCTATGCGGATATGACCATCGGCATTCTGGTGCCCACGACGGGTTCGGAAGCCACCTATGGCCAGGACATGGCCAATGCCGTGAACCTGGCGATCACCGAAATCAATGCCGCGGGCGGCATTATGGGCGAACAGCTGACCTCGGTGATCGGCGATGACGGTTGCGACCCGCAGGCAGCCGTGAATGCGGCCAGCAAGCTGGCCTCCTCGGACGTTGTGGGCATCGTGGGCGGCTATTGCTCGGGCGCCACCGTGCCGACGCTCAAGATCTTCGGCGATGCCGGCATTCCCTTCGTGATTGCCGCCGCCAACTCGACCCAGTTGATCCCGGCCAATCCGGGCAATGCCTTCATGATCAACTCCACCGGCAATGACCAGGTGACCAAGGCTGTAGAATATTTCACCGCCCAGGGCGTCAAGTCGCTGGCCATCGTCAACCAGGGCGACGCCTATTCGCAGGACCTTGCCGACCTGACCAAGACGGCTTGGGAAGGCGCGGGCAATACCGTGCCGGCCTTCGAAGTCGCCAACAAGGGTGAGCAGGACTACTCGGCTATCGTCACGGCCATCCGTTCGGCCAATCCCGATGCCGTGTTCTGGACCGCCTATTATGCCGATGGTGGCCTGCTGATCCGCCAGCTGCGCCAGGCTGGCTACCAGGGCAAGATCGCCGTGGGTGACGGCTCCAACTCGCCGGAGCTGTTCGCCATTGCCGGTTCCGCCGCCGAGGGCGTGGTGGGCTTTTCCAACCCGACCGCCGAATTCCTGCCTGAAGCGCAGGATTTCATCGCCGACTATACCGCTGCCTATGGCACGGCCCCCGGCCCCTATGCGCCACTGGCCTATGACGGCATGAACCTTTTGGCTGCAGCCATTACGGCAGCGGGCGGCAGCGATGCCGCCGCGGTCACCGAAGCGCTCAAGGCCAGCGACTATACCGGCATTGCCGGGCAGATCACCTTCACCCGGGAAAACACCCTGGCGCGCTCCAACTTCGTGGTGTTGCAGGGCGCCGGCGGCAAGTGGGCGCTGGCTGACTAG
- a CDS encoding ABC transporter ATP-binding protein, with the protein MSTAPQTILELENVTAGYGKIVALNGISIKVQTGSMVTLLGANGAGKTTTLKTISGLVRASGGRVLFEGDDITQVPAHEIARRGLVHVPEGRHVLRGLSVRENLELGAFTVKDPALRHKRMKEVFGLFPVLEKRQHGDGSLLSGGEQQMLAIGRALMHGPRLLLLDEPSMGLAPKLVIETMQIVKRLSEAGTTILLVEQNARLALKLAHYGYVLESGHIRMQGEAAVLRADTSIVQAYLGD; encoded by the coding sequence ATGAGTACCGCTCCGCAAACCATCCTCGAGCTGGAAAACGTCACTGCCGGCTATGGCAAGATCGTGGCGCTGAACGGCATCAGCATCAAGGTGCAGACCGGCTCCATGGTGACCCTTTTGGGCGCCAATGGCGCGGGCAAGACAACGACGCTGAAAACCATTTCCGGGCTGGTGCGTGCCTCGGGCGGCCGCGTGCTGTTCGAGGGCGACGACATTACCCAAGTGCCGGCGCATGAGATCGCCCGGCGCGGCCTCGTGCATGTGCCCGAGGGCCGCCACGTGCTGCGTGGCCTCAGCGTGCGCGAGAATCTCGAGCTGGGCGCCTTTACCGTCAAGGATCCGGCCCTGCGCCACAAGCGCATGAAAGAGGTGTTCGGACTGTTTCCGGTGCTCGAAAAGCGCCAGCATGGCGACGGCTCGCTGCTGTCGGGCGGCGAGCAGCAGATGCTGGCCATTGGCCGGGCGCTGATGCATGGGCCGCGGCTCTTGTTGCTGGACGAGCCCTCGATGGGGCTGGCGCCCAAGCTGGTGATCGAGACGATGCAAATCGTCAAACGGCTGAGCGAGGCGGGCACGACGATCCTGCTGGTCGAACAGAATGCGCGGCTGGCGCTCAAGCTGGCCCATTACGGCTATGTGCTCGAAAGCGGGCATATCCGCATGCAGGGCGAGGCGGCTGTGCTGCGCGCAGATACCTCCATCGTCCAGGCCTATCTGGGCGACTGA
- a CDS encoding YgaP family membrane protein, with the protein MKANIGSVDRIIRAIVGLLLVLAPFVSGLALFAEPIWLWGSVVVGVVLIATASISFCPLYAPFGLSTRRPDGR; encoded by the coding sequence ATGAAAGCCAATATCGGCAGCGTCGACCGCATCATTCGGGCCATCGTGGGCCTGCTGCTGGTCCTGGCGCCTTTTGTCAGCGGGCTGGCCCTGTTTGCCGAACCGATCTGGCTGTGGGGCAGCGTGGTGGTGGGCGTAGTGCTGATCGCCACTGCCAGCATCAGCTTCTGCCCGCTCTATGCGCCTTTCGGCCTGTCGACACGCCGGCCGGACGGCCGCTGA
- a CDS encoding MBL fold metallo-hydrolase, with protein MTSLPFTPELDVHPEVTAFFDEPTNTISYVVKDPESNACAVIDSVMDIDYAAGRITYDGADAIIAHIEKHQLKLEWLIETHVHADHLSAAPYIQSKLGGKLGIGENIRIVQETFGKVFNEGTEFQRDGSQFDRLFTDGDSYQIGGLTVHVMHTPGHTPACMTHVAGDAAFVGDTLFMPDGGSARADFPGGDARTLYRSIQRVLALPGQTRLFMCHDYGPNGRDIAWETTVADEIEHNIHVGKGTDEDSFVKMREARDATLAMPKLIIPSLQVNMRAGQLPPKDKDGKTYLKVPVNGL; from the coding sequence ATGACGTCCCTTCCCTTCACGCCTGAACTCGACGTGCATCCCGAAGTCACCGCATTCTTTGATGAACCGACCAATACGATCAGCTATGTGGTCAAGGATCCGGAATCGAATGCCTGCGCCGTCATCGACTCGGTGATGGACATCGACTATGCGGCCGGCCGCATCACCTATGACGGTGCCGACGCGATCATCGCCCATATCGAAAAGCACCAGCTCAAGCTGGAATGGCTGATCGAGACGCATGTGCATGCCGATCACCTGTCGGCGGCGCCCTATATCCAGAGCAAGCTCGGCGGCAAGCTGGGCATTGGCGAGAATATCCGCATCGTGCAGGAAACCTTCGGCAAGGTCTTCAATGAAGGCACCGAGTTCCAGCGCGACGGCAGTCAGTTCGACCGGCTGTTCACCGACGGCGACAGCTACCAGATCGGCGGCCTGACCGTGCATGTAATGCACACGCCGGGCCATACCCCGGCCTGCATGACGCATGTGGCCGGTGACGCGGCCTTTGTCGGCGATACGCTGTTCATGCCCGATGGCGGCTCGGCCCGTGCCGATTTCCCCGGCGGCGATGCGCGCACGCTCTACCGGTCAATCCAGCGCGTGCTGGCCCTGCCCGGCCAGACAAGGCTGTTCATGTGCCACGATTACGGCCCGAACGGCCGCGACATCGCGTGGGAAACCACGGTGGCCGACGAGATCGAGCACAATATCCATGTCGGCAAGGGCACCGACGAGGACAGTTTCGTCAAGATGCGGGAAGCCCGCGACGCGACGCTGGCCATGCCCAAGCTGATTATCCCGTCGCTGCAGGTCAATATGCGCGCCGGCCAGCTGCCGCCCAAGGACAAGGACGGCAAGACCTATCTCAAAGTGCCCGTGAACGGATTGTAG
- a CDS encoding TIGR01244 family sulfur transferase: MNLKKIAPDFSTTGQITPEQIGDVAAAGFKSIVCARPDQEDANQPAFAEVAKAAKAAGLEIVHIPVSGMLGEGQIIRFHDAWQSMPKPMLGYCRSGMRAGSLYATL; this comes from the coding sequence ATGAACCTCAAGAAGATTGCGCCTGACTTTTCCACCACCGGGCAGATCACGCCCGAGCAGATCGGTGACGTGGCGGCAGCCGGTTTCAAATCCATCGTCTGCGCCCGCCCCGACCAGGAAGATGCCAACCAGCCGGCCTTTGCCGAAGTGGCCAAGGCGGCCAAGGCGGCGGGCCTGGAAATCGTGCACATTCCGGTGTCGGGCATGCTCGGCGAAGGCCAGATCATCCGCTTCCACGACGCCTGGCAGTCCATGCCCAAGCCGATGCTGGGCTATTGCCGCTCCGGCATGCGGGCGGGCAGCCTTTACGCCACGCTCTGA
- a CDS encoding branched-chain amino acid ABC transporter permease, which produces MAQTRSNLFNNLIAQFDTPWKRYAAFAVILALLLVAPISLGPYATVILTNALLYVVLALGLNVVVGYAGLLDLGYAAFFAVGAYTVGILTHTFGFNFWLTLPVAVGAAVVAGVVIGTPTLRLRSDYLAIVTLGFGEIVRFTARNLDITGGASGISGIQQPWLFGWHINTPFEFYYVFVVLAVIAVIVSVRLQHSRLGRAWLYVRHDEDAAEAMGIDTVRVKLAAYVIGAIFGSIGGAFFAVNLGAISPESFSFQQSVLILMAVILGGMGKIPGVILGAFIVVLAPELLRDMGEFRLLLFAVGLLLVMLFRPSGIWPARGK; this is translated from the coding sequence ATGGCCCAGACCCGCTCGAACCTGTTCAACAATCTGATCGCCCAATTCGATACGCCGTGGAAACGCTATGCGGCTTTCGCGGTGATCCTGGCGCTGCTGCTGGTGGCGCCGATTTCGCTCGGCCCCTATGCCACGGTGATCCTGACCAATGCGCTGCTCTATGTGGTGCTGGCGCTGGGGCTCAACGTCGTGGTCGGCTATGCCGGCCTGCTCGACCTGGGCTATGCGGCCTTTTTTGCCGTGGGCGCCTATACGGTGGGCATCCTTACCCACACCTTCGGCTTCAATTTCTGGCTGACGCTGCCGGTGGCTGTGGGCGCGGCCGTGGTGGCCGGCGTGGTGATCGGCACGCCAACCCTGCGCCTGCGTTCGGATTACCTGGCCATCGTGACGCTGGGCTTTGGCGAGATCGTGCGCTTTACCGCGCGCAATCTGGACATTACCGGTGGAGCCAGCGGCATTTCAGGCATCCAGCAGCCCTGGCTGTTCGGCTGGCACATCAATACGCCGTTCGAATTCTACTACGTATTCGTGGTGCTCGCCGTCATTGCGGTGATTGTCAGCGTGCGGCTGCAGCATTCGCGGCTGGGCCGGGCCTGGCTCTATGTGCGGCACGATGAGGACGCGGCCGAGGCGATGGGCATCGACACGGTGCGCGTCAAGCTGGCCGCCTATGTGATCGGCGCCATTTTCGGCTCGATTGGCGGCGCCTTCTTTGCCGTCAATCTGGGCGCGATATCGCCGGAGAGCTTTTCCTTCCAGCAATCGGTGCTGATCCTGATGGCGGTGATCCTGGGCGGAATGGGCAAGATCCCCGGCGTCATCCTGGGGGCCTTCATCGTGGTGCTGGCGCCCGAACTGCTGCGCGACATGGGCGAATTCCGCCTGCTGCTGTTTGCGGTCGGGCTGCTGCTGGTGATGCTGTTCCGCCCCAGCGGCATCTGGCCGGCAAGGGGGAAATGA